A region of the Cyprinus carpio isolate SPL01 chromosome A14, ASM1834038v1, whole genome shotgun sequence genome:
agtacttaTTCTGTTTTTACTAGTAATTAGttcatagtatttaaaaataagtactagtaacacCAGTAAAGATAATGGTTTTTAAGGGATACATGTAATGACAGCTTGccatagagaatttttttttttttttttcagtaagaagATGTGGTAATTCTTTTCACAGTAAGGACTTTTTTACTCTTGTGACAGTTGAGGATAGTCATGTTCCCACACGCTCTGATTCATTACAGCTTTCAGTATATATAATACCACCACTTCTTTGTATATAATATCAGTAGAGCTTTAAGTGGACGTTTCTGTCAAACACAAAGGCATGAGGTGGAGTAGTTTATTGTAGTAGTAGGTGAGCTATGCTGTAGAGAGTTCAGCTATCAGGATTTCAGTGATATGACAAAGCTAAATTAATAGAACAAAGGTCACTCTATGGGTATGTGTATTTTCAGACTCATTAAACGCAAAAGGGATGCTTATGTTAGTCGCCTGAACCAGATTTACCGGAACAACCTTGACAAGGTAGGCTGCAAGAAGCTACATTTAAGTCAGCAAATTaaaatctttgattttttttaaaaccaaaatgcattgaGCATGGTTTTTAGTGGTCATATCATGAAGAATCACATTTTCTTGATCTTTACAGTACTACTACTACATTGTACTATGAAagttttatatagaaatattaaaagcatgttaagaaaaataaaataaaaatcatatttaattgtCAGAACGGGGTGGAAATTTTAGCCCCTTAAGCATATTCCTAACTGACTATATACTATGTGGATCTCGAGggagaaattaaagggatagttcacccaaaaatgaaaattctgtcattaattactcaccctcatattgttccaagcATAAGACcttcaaattaagatatttttgatgaaatccgagagcattctgaccctccatagacagcaatgcaactgaaacgttttgtggcccagaaacgtagtaaggacattgctgaaatagtccatgtgacatcagtaaaCAATACTGCTGTGGTACTCTCATGAATAGAGGCAGAGAATTacctggaagagaagaaatcgctggataaagtagttatttttgttttctttgtgcacaaaacgtattctcgtagcttcataatattttggttgaaccactgatgtcacatggacaattttaatgatgaccttactacttttctgggccataaaatgtttcagttgcattactgtctatggagggtcagaaagctcttggatttcagcaaaaatatcctaatttgtggtccaaagatgaacgaaggtcttaagggtttggaacaacatgagggtgagcgaTAACTGTCAGAAttttcaactatccctttaagtagcataatgaaaatgcatgatatgacctctttaaacctTTAGAATTGGTATTGAAGTGCAGATTAAAAAGTTTTTGTGGTTGTACACAGGCCAAAATTGAGTCCATTCATGGATATGCAAGGTTCACAGATGATCCTGAACCTACTGTTGAagttaatggaaaaaaatacacagCTCCTCATATCTTAATCGCCACTGGTGGCCACCCGTCCACTGTCAGTGAAAATGATGTTCCAGGTGATCTTatgtttgttcattaaaaatgtacCTTATTCTTCTTTACTTATCAATGCATCCTTATTATGTGCACTTGCCATTAATGTGATTTTTGTACTTGTTAACGTTTGTTAATTTCAATGTTATTGCAGGAGCCAGTTTAGGCATTACCAGTGATGGATTCTTTGAACTTGAGTCTTGCCCTAAGTAAGTGATTAATTGCTGATTTCTActtatattattgttttcttaTCTTATCCTAAAATAACCGACTACTGTATCCATCAAGCGTAGTGTGATAGTTGGGGCAGGATATATTGCTGTGGAGATGGCTGGTATCCTTTCCACTCTAGGGTCCAAAACGTCCATCATCATAAGACAAGGAGGGGTAAGAGCCCCGCTTAGTCACCTGGCTAAATGCTACTGTCATGCATATCCCACAGTAAGCAATGACTGTGTTCTTTCTTTTCAAGTACTGAGGAACTTTGATGCCTTGATAAGCTCAAATTGCACGAAAGAATTGCAAAATCATGGTATTGACTTACGGAAAAATGCTCAGGTAACTAGTAACTAGTGTGTATTATTAGGAAAGGTATTATGTAGCTGGTCTATCTTTCCAGTCTAATGTATCGGTTTGTTTGGCAGATTTTCAGTTACAATCCCcccaaaatatttctaaatattctgATATTGTTCACAGGTGAGGTCAGTGCAGAAGACTGACAAAGGCCTTTCTGTTACGCTGGTGACAAAAGACCCTGACGACAAAGATGCACAGGAGAAGTGCGACACCATCCATGAGGTGGACTGTCTGCTCTGGGCTATTGGCAGGGAACCCAACACCGCTGGCCTCAATCTCAGTTCAATagtaaaacttaattaaattctgattaatcttaatattttttattataattattagtattagaatattgttagtaataataataaatacctaAGAAGCTTAAAGGTTTGTTacaggattataaaaaaaactattaaaaaaataaaaatcaaaatgtaaatacaaaaacaatggcAAAATTTTAATTCCCAAATAaagaaaatttttcaaaaatttttttttttatttttacagtagtGTACTTACAATTGAAGCTTATGGGGGATGGaactataaatattatatgtaaaacatatatcattttatatatacaaatttttaatcaaaatgtcataaaatcaATCTTCCAGTGAATGATCAGACTTGTGATGTATGCTaaacttctccaatcatttagttaGTTTAAACTCCGTCCCTGTCTTGCAATCAGCCTCAAGCTCTCATTCATTTCAACCTTAATCCAATCAGTGACAGACTGATAGAACCAAGTCCCTGCCCTACAGTTTTTTCTTTCATCAATAGTCTTTCCTGTGCAAATTTCTGTGgacaataattattttgttaatgctCAACTAGCAGTTCATGCAGCTAGAACGGTAGAGACatacacaacttaaaaaaaataattatgctttaacaaaaatacaagctgtacatttctgcttttaaaccctcaGGAATGCATTGTCACATTGTGTACACAccatttttgctttttacaaactgagggatcattgaaacataaaacagaatattcttataaacttcaaaagaaaaaaaaacaatatatcataaaccacataaacaacacaaaaattattGATAAAGTAAGAATAACAGTTGGATGTATCAGTTTGTGATAAAGTAAGACTAACAGTTGGATGTATTGTTATTCAGGGTGTGAAGCTTGATGAAAGGGAGCATATCGTGGTGGATGAGTTCCAGAACACCACTCGTGCAGGTGTCTATGCAGTTGGGGATGTTTGTGGGAGAGCTCTTCTTACACCTGGTATGGTTTCAGGATCACATCATTATGGAGTATTTGCTCCTACATGCATTAAAATCTTCtgggtgttttgttttaatacataaaataaaacagctaatTTTTACACACTGTACTCTGTTTCCGCATAGTATTCAATAAGCACACTCAGAAACCAATTAAGTAAGATTTACTTAAAACAATTCATTAAGCTTAAAAGATCATGATGCATGTTGTGCAATTCAGTCTTCCTAGGATTCAATTGGTTTATGTAAATAACACCTTTCACATTGTGTTTAAAACAACAGACCCTACATAAATGAGAAAGttgattttgtgcattttttgttaCTCTAGCGACATCAGCTGGTCAGAGTAGATTGGACATGCTTACCATTCATCACACTTTGGGAATGTTAagtttaatattcttttttttctgataagcTGTTGTTgcttcctgtttttgtttgtatggaCAGTTGCTATTGCTGCTGGCAGAAAGCTTGCTCACCGGCTGTTTGAGGGCAAAGCAGACTCCAAAATCGATTATAATAATATCCCTACTGTTGTGTTCAGCCACCCCCCTATTGGCACAGTGGGACTAACTGAAGGTGAGCTGATGTGCAAATAATGCTTCCTTACAGTATTTTTAAGATCAGACTCCATATGtagcattattattttagtatccttttatataacattatgtaTTAATCttttagtttgtaatttttattgtttttttagtactttaattTTTTACTATTTCTATATCTATCttttaactttttgttgttttctgtattgatttgtttcagctttagttttagtaatttattacttCAACATCAGCATTATTGCAGTTAGTAGccatctatctacctacctatcgCTCTCTAGATCTCTCACACTCTTCCTCATATTTACTACATATTCCAAAAATAATAAGTTCTCATGTTAAAGCAATAAGGGCCAGATTTACAAACCCTTGGCCTAGATACTCTTTTGCTCTTCCCCAAATACTATTGAttttcctaaaaataataattatcatgttAAAGCAATAAGAGTTGCAGATTTACAAAaactttttggttttaaaaaatctAGATGTCAGGATTTATTAAAACAGTtcaattgtttttgcatttgatgTTATTGAAATGTGCAGATGTAGGAGTTTCCCTGTTTAGATGCAAAAAAATAGCTATTGGAAGAGAGTATTTACCTGAGATCACAGTGATTGACAaagcattaatattatttagcaaaattatttagacacctaaaatttctgcaaaaaaaaaaaattatatatatgcttttgtAGGATATATTccctatatatatttaaaaatttatggGAGGGTAGagtatttaattttgaaaaaatggTGATTGACTAGGTTTTGCTGCATGGTCATATATAGTAACCCATTTTGAACCTGTGTTGTTAGTATAGTAGATTCCACACACCTGATTATCATCAGCTCTGCTTCTTTTCAGCTGTGCTAATTTGTGCTGATCTTGGTAGATTGCATTGGTTATTATGGATTTGATCTGGCTGCATCTATATTCTTTAATTTGTGAATTGTCATTATATCACCATTAAAACTTATAACTCCAACCAGCGCTTTTATTGGATTGTGGACACTAATTTGccttgtttagtaaatctggccctaagtcTCCATATAGCATATAATGTGTGTTCAATATACTGACAGAGTGGCACCCTAACTAATGGGTTGAACTAcccttacaaaatatatatattaaaaaatatcatgttttgcaGATGAAGCAATCAAGACCTGGGGAAAGGACAATGTAAAGGTTTATACCACTTCTTTCACCCCCATGTATTATGCCATCACCACTCGAAAGAGTCAGTGCATAATGAAGTTGGTGTGTGCTGGCAAAAATGAAAAGGTGAGGTCATAatcagtaaaacaataaaaaatatcaagaaaaaaccaaaaacatacttaattaataaataaaactatttaaacattatGGCATTACACTAAGTCATAAATCACTTTTCTTTTTAGGTGGTTGGTCTCCATATGCAGGGTTTTGGCTGTGATGAGATGCTTCAGGGTTTTGCTGTGGCCGTTAACATGGGAGCTACTAAAGAAGACTTTGACAGAACCATTGCCATCCACCCGACGTCCTCAGAGGAGCTAGTAACACTGCGCTAATCAAGTGTTCATATCCCAACACGAAAGAATTGTTCCAATCTAAACAAAAAATTTCTTTGACTATTCTCCcaacattaatattttgtaatgacaAGAAGCATATATTTGGTTTGTTATATATCTGGGGTCATGTATTATCGCCAGTGATTAAGAAAGACACATTACAACCGTTCATCAAGCTGTGTCTCTTGTACATTGCATTGTTGTACCCCATCACTCCGATTTTTGATGGGTATTATTCTTTGATTGGAACAGGGTCAGATGAAGGCTTGAAgctaaaagtgaaattaaatctgtttatagTCAAACACTGTTGGCTTTACCTTTACATTTTTGGAAAGTTGGATTCAGAGAGTTGGTTTCAGTAGTAGAGGGTAGTAAATAGGGCTTACtcaatatatgtaaaataaaattgtggaTATGCACAGTTCAGCACTTGGGCATAGACCCtgaatacatttacaaaacaaatttgtgtatttgtgtggttaattgatcttttcttaatatatGTATTGACATTGtcaatatacttttaataaaccTGTATATAACCTACAATAAAACTTATATTGACAATTTGTCAATTCTTCAAAAGCTTAAAGTGTGTTGCATTTACAAGAGGCATTAAGGGCTAGTGAAGTTATATAAAGCAACTGTTCAGAATTACATTTGACACTTACTATGATTAAAAACTTCTAGTGTTGGTATTagcaaataatattttcttaacaTTTACTCAGCTGCTTCAATTATATAGAGGAATTTCAGAGTTACTCTTATAATTTGCATTGTCCTTCCTCTGTggggttttaaataaaaaaagattgaggttttatatgaatatgtttgGCTGTTGGCTAAGATTGGTCTCTAAACAGCTTTTTATGAGATGTGGTGGTGATTCAAAAGCTGTATTAATCAGCTGATATTTTGAGAGGCATTAGCAGACGATGATGTCCATTTGGAGTACATTTCATCTGCAATAAATTTCTCATTCACATAGCCATAATATAATGCATTGAAAAGCTCATACATTAACCTACCTGGTTGTGTTCTTGTCATGTTACTTTTACAAACCGTATACACTACCAgccaaaagtttgggattagtaagacaatgtttttgaatgaagtctcatACCCAACATGCCtgcaaattaaacataataaCATGAAAGAATTCagcttaaaataactttatagattttaaaatgttttattcaaagcGTGGATGCAACACCAGCATCCATTATTCCAGTTTTCGGAGTCAcaatcctgcagaaatcattctaatacagtGGTTTTCAATCATGGTCCTGGGGACCCACCGCTCCACATATTTTGTATGGCTTCCTTAACATACACACCTGGGATCGCCAACTCATAAGTGAAGGCTCCATGAACTCAGCTGAGCGTGTCAGATAaaggaaacatacaaaatgtgaaaacCACTGTTCTATTACACTGATTTGGTGATTTCAGAATAGTCAGTCAAAGTTTACATGAAATATAGTGCAAATCACAATACACTTAAGAATCCCTCTCAGCCTACACGTTGCATATTTCTGATTAAATGCATCAAGTGGCTCATTACATAGTACCCAAAACCTGAAAGCATTAGaaaagatcaaagacattttGAAACAATGGTTGGCATCAAGAATTGGAGACAAAAAGGACCAGACAGAAAATGTTTATGAAAAGGTCTTTTTCTTTTAATGGTTAAAAGGCTTATATGGCCACTgctgaatcaaattaaatatacttaaaacagttttataataGGAACGGTGTAAtaccattaaaacagaaattgttgcatttaaaaaacaaaggaGGTCATGAAGTGAAACAATGAGCTGCTTAATTTCATTACCCCTGAGTTTCATCTCAAACGATGGACAGGCAATAAACCTAAAACAGATCATACAGAAGCCTACATGGTTTTTACAAAGCTTGACATGCGTAAACATGACCACTTCAACCTAAACAAAGAACACAACGCGTGTCTGCTGGTACTGGTAATGGCAcagaacatttctcatttaaaccCAATACCAAACAATTCGTTTTTAAAAGTCCAGTGTCCAAATAGTTTgcgtaaaaaaaaagaagcgaaGTACAGCTTAAAGAGTCACATTAGTGCTTCTAATATCCACCATAGGCACCTCTCCCATATCCTCCACCACCGCCGCCGCCTCCGCGTGGGTAGGGCCCACTGCTCCTGCCGGAATAGTAGCCCGTTTTCACAGCACCATAACCTGAAGGCTGCTGTCCATAACCCTCGCCGAAATCACTGTAGCCATTCCCGTTGCCGTATCCACCGCCCATCTGGTCGCTATAGCCTCCTCCGTAGCTACTTTGGCTTTCGTAGTTACCATCGTTACCGTATCCGCCGTTCTGATAGCCGTAGTCACCATAGTAACCTCCTCTTCCGCCGCCATAACCGCTTCCCCGGCCCATTCCTCGGCCTCCCCTGCCGCCGCGACCGCCGGCAGATTGCATCTCTTGCTTGGTGAGCGCCTTCTTAACCTCCACCTTGTGTCCGCTGATCATGTGGAACTTCATCACGACGGCTTTATCGGCAGAGTCGTTGTCTTCGAAGTAAACAAAACCGAAACCTCGCTTTTTCCCCGTGTCTTTGTCGGTGATGACCTGCGCTTTCTCGATGGCACCGAACTGGGAGAAATACTCTTGGAGATGTTCGTCCTCAATGTCGTCTTTCAGTCCACCGACAAATATTTTCTTGACTTTGGCCAGTGCCTCTGGTTTACCGGCATCCTCCCGGGCCACCGCTCGCTTCAGATCCACGTTGTTGCCGTCAACGACATGAGGCCTAGCAGCCATGGCGGCGTCCGCTTCCTCGACGCTCGAGTACGTTACAAAGCCGAAGCACCGGGAGCGCTGCAGCGGCTGGTTCATCACCACCACGCAGTCGGTCAGCTGTCCATATTGTTCAAAATGTGCCCGCAAGCCTTCGTCGGTTGTTTGGACGTTCAGGCCGCCAACAAACAGTTTACAAAGCTGGTTAGTCATTTTCTTACAATGGACGTACTTACTGAGAACACGCGGAACGGAAGAAAGAAGTCAATGCGTATGCGTTTCCTTTTGTGCGCGTCAACACATACGTAGTGGATTCTGATTGGATACAAAGTAAAGCACTTAAATCAAACCTATCCGTAATTAGCTGGACGCACTGTAGACTGGAACTAGAACCAAAGCTCATTTGTGAATCCATTCGTTTTGGGTTTAAAAGcgtatttttgtagtttacacattaatgtgtaatatgtgaACTTGTCAGCAAGTACATTTATGTAGCAGGGTATATCAGGGAATTTAAAAAGTGAGATTATTTTTAAGACATttctattgtaaaaaaataaataaaacttttgttaTACTTAGTATTGTAGTGTTTATTTTGATGCAAATAATCTTTGAGTGcaatttatctaaaatatatattttaaatctcagTAACTGTCCAGTGGTAAATTTCCAAAAACTAAGAAATCGGGCGAAACACACTATAACTATGAACTTTTAACCCCCCTTACAAAGTATTAAAACACTGGACTACAGCCATTTTACAAGCTTACGGCCTGTTTACCATATTATAATGGCAGTTCATAAGCATCTTGGTGAGCAAAACTACTCTACACAAAGCACAGATATGTTTTAGTGATtctaaaaagtagatttttattagaaaaaattgtatattttcatgGAATAGCCTGGAAGCACTTTGAACAAATTCAAATTAACTTTAGGCCTGTATGGGCCTCAACTAGGTCTTTATGTCTTACCCTGATCACTTTTTGgcacaattaaaaattataaatatatatgtgctgTTTTGACATGTACGAAAGTAGGTAAACTAGGCTGAGGGACAGAACAACTTTATCATACAATTAAGtgttatatgtttgtgtttgtacacCTGTTACATGAAGGTATACTCCTTAATCCAATTAAAGTACACTTTGTTAAAATTGAAAGGATACCACCATTTTAAAACAAGCTAgccaattaataaaatgattatggTGGGAGTTGTGAGAGTATTGGGGATTACGGAGGAGTTTcctgggagagaaaaaaaaaacagcaggacaCCTGCAGTAAGATCATTGGTTTAGGATTATTTAAAAGTGTAAGTTTTAAGTGAAATTTATCAGATGTTTGGCTTTGTTGTTGTCACCAATATGGTCTGATTTTTATATCTGCAAGtgattttttccacaaaaaaagaaaacattcttcACAGCAAGAGCAGTAAAATAATCATACAGGAAATACAGAATGTTATATAGTCTTAAATTAATCCAAACCACTATTCAAGCTTAagtatatatggtatatataaagGGAAGAGATCAGACATAAGATCACATACCAGCCAACACGTGAGATTGGCACTGCTATTGCTTGTAAATTACACTTGTGAAAGTTTGACATTCAGAAACTTTTCCAAATCAGTAAAGTGTGTAACATGTTGCAGTTATTCTTTATAgtgcaaatacatacatataaaaacacaaaaggcTTTTTGTGATAGTGTTTATTCTAAAATGCATACCAACATTAGAGTGCCTGCATCATCACAATGCATAAATACTCATTACTGTGTATCTGCTGTAGAAAGAGCTGTTTGCATGTTATACATGTCTAATTTAAATGTGATTCTTCAAATCTATTGGACGTGACAAATCCATCTCTAattaatctctcacacacacacacaaaagaatcattttaacaaacttttttttattaaaatgtatacagatatttataaaaagataaaaaaagaaaaaagacaaaattctgtcgtcatcatttctccagtccattattaaaatcataattactCTGTGTATTGTGTAGATAACCAAACTCCATGGCCACAGTTGATGTGGGCAGAGTCCAGCATCCAAGGTTGCCTAAGAAGGAAGACAGGAAGAAAAGAACACATTAGTCAtgcaagataaaacaaaaaaaaaaaaatcctttaatggcaAATCAAGTCAAGGCCCTAATAAGCCGCGGTGTTACAAACCCAAATTCCATCGCACCAGTTCATGTAAAGTCCACTTGACTTATGGATGGAGACCAATTAAAGACAACTTAAGGAATAAATATAATCCATTTATGAAAAATTGCAATACTTGACCAACACGTAGTGAAGACAGGTTGATTACATACCTAGATCGCAGGATGATATCCTAATGAGATATTTCAGTCCTATCACAATCGCACCCAGGTACTGAACAGGTTCCCTGTACAAACAAACTGCTACAGCTATTTTGAAGTACTGGAATAACTGAAAGAACACCTATATTTGGGAATCAAGAGTAAATATAAACCataaacactatataaatatatatatacttataaacaACTGAAAGTGGGGCATTGTTAGGTTAATGTCAAGTAGTAATGCAACTACATATATATGCTTAAATCTCAGGTGTGGTGGAATACTCTTAGTTAAAGTCTTATCAGCCAAAACGCCGTCTGAAAGGATAATTAAACTgtgaaacttttatttaaaaaagtaacatacAATTGCATATCAATGTTTAACAATACTGGATTGATCTGAAGACATAATATACAATACACAAGAGAATGTTGGAAGTAATGATGCTCATACAGCGTTGAACTGAACTTGATGAGTGGGTTTCTGCGCTGGtttacaaaattaaagaaatgtcgtatacaaaaaaataaaaaaattataaaaacctaTCCAAAAACACGATAAACTATTTACAAAAAACTCGTGAAAACATTTTACAGACGAACACAAACTCAAAACTGCATGCGTTAATCCCCCCATGACAATAGGCAACAGTTTATATAGAAAACAGGTCTACTGAGAATGCATTTGACAACAAATCGCCAGTgttgaacaaaactgaattttaaaacgAATGGGTTACGAACAAAtcgcatcttaaaaaaaaaaaaaagaaaaaaaaaaaagaagagccaGGGCCAACTTTGCTGTATGCCCTATAACGTGGGAaattaatgatatataatatagtagAACGTGTCCTAAAACTAAAGCTGGTCGAGCAAGTCAGGTTTCTGGGAAGAGATCTTCTTCCTACCTGTGAAGAATTGAGGTCTTTAAGGTATGCTTTCACAGTGTCCGCCATCTCTTGCATGGCCGGGTGAATGAGCCCAACGTGGAAACCGAGAGAATCTAGGGGGACAGCTTTCCGAGACTTTCCCAACCCGCTTTAGTAGCCTCCGTAGCCACCCCTGCCGTAACCAGAACCGCCGCCACGGGAGTAAGGGGCTCCGCTTCTGCCGGCGTACGTGTTTCCACCCTTCATGGGCCCGTAGCCGGAGGACTGCTGGCCGTATCCGCTGCCAAAGTCACTGTAACCGTTACCACCGCCATAGCCTCCCATCTGTTCGCCGTAGCCTCCTCCGTATCCACCCCCGTATCCTCCTCCATAGCCTCCGCTTCCATAGCCGCCGCCGTAGCCGCCATCACTGCCGCCGTAGCCTCCACCATAGCCACCCCCGTAGCCGCCGTAGCCTCCTCTCCCGCCGCCGAAGCCATTTTGATTCCGCCCCAtacctcttcctcctcctctcccccTGCCGCCCCGAGCTCCGCCGGCGGCCTGGATCTCTTGTTTCGTGAGCGCTTTCTTCACCTCCACTTTGTGTCCGTTGATCATGTGGAACTTGAGCACGACGGCTTTGTCGGCCGAGTCGTTATCTTCGAAGTGGACAAAGCCGAACCCACGCT
Encoded here:
- the hnrnpa0b gene encoding heterogeneous nuclear ribonucleoprotein A0b, which translates into the protein MSGMEQLCKLFVGGLNVQTTNDGLRAHFEQYGSLTDCVVVQNDQLQRSRCFGFVTYSSAEEADAAMAARPHVVDGKTVELKRAVAREDAGKPEALAKVKKIFVGGLKEDIEENTLTDYFSQFGMIEKSEVITDKDTGKKRGFGFVHFEDNDSADKAVVLKFHMINGHKVEVKKALTKQEIQAAGGARGGRGRGGGRGMGRNQNGFGGGRGGYGGYGGGYGGGYGGSDGGYGGGYGSGGYGGGYGGGYGGGYGEQMGGYGGGNGYSDFGSGYGQQSSGYGPMKGGNTYAGRSGAPYSRGGGSGYGRGGYGGY
- the hnrnpa0l gene encoding heterogeneous nuclear ribonucleoprotein A0, like, producing the protein MTNQLCKLFVGGLNVQTTDEGLRAHFEQYGQLTDCVVVMNQPLQRSRCFGFVTYSSVEEADAAMAARPHVVDGNNVDLKRAVAREDAGKPEALAKVKKIFVGGLKDDIEDEHLQEYFSQFGAIEKAQVITDKDTGKKRGFGFVYFEDNDSADKAVVMKFHMISGHKVEVKKALTKQEMQSAGGRGGRGGRGMGRGSGYGGGRGGYYGDYGYQNGGYGNDGNYESQSSYGGGYSDQMGGGYGNGNGYSDFGEGYGQQPSGYGAVKTGYYSGRSSGPYPRGGGGGGGGYGRGAYGGY
- the gsr gene encoding glutathione reductase, mitochondrial, producing MEILSPLARLRASFLTLGRSLSSSHILFGRSMASESVTRFDFLVIGGGSGGLAGARRAAELGATAAVIESHKLGGTCVNVGCVPKKVMWNTSTHAEYLHDHEDYGFEGAKAHFNWQLIKRKRDAYVSRLNQIYRNNLDKAKIESIHGYARFTDDPEPTVEVNGKKYTAPHILIATGGHPSTVSENDVPGASLGITSDGFFELESCPKRSVIVGAGYIAVEMAGILSTLGSKTSIIIRQGGVLRNFDALISSNCTKELQNHGIDLRKNAQVRSVQKTDKGLSVTLVTKDPDDKDAQEKCDTIHEVDCLLWAIGREPNTAGLNLSSIGVKLDEREHIVVDEFQNTTRAGVYAVGDVCGRALLTPVAIAAGRKLAHRLFEGKADSKIDYNNIPTVVFSHPPIGTVGLTEDEAIKTWGKDNVKVYTTSFTPMYYAITTRKSQCIMKLVCAGKNEKVVGLHMQGFGCDEMLQGFAVAVNMGATKEDFDRTIAIHPTSSEELVTLR